In one window of Danaus plexippus chromosome 7, MEX_DaPlex, whole genome shotgun sequence DNA:
- the LOC116770636 gene encoding N-alpha-acetyltransferase 38-B, NatC auxiliary subunit: MSSTTLTPVGDPKVIEELEGKAKLRTWLNMNFRIEMTDGRVLIGVFLCTDRDANVILGACSEYLKSSDGETEEPRVLGLVMVPGRHIVSIQLDNTNPPQKYFYDE, encoded by the exons atgtcttcAACAACTTTAACACCAGTGGGGGACCCCAAG gtTATTGAGGAATTAGAAGGTAAAGCGAAGTTGAGAACATggttaaatatgaattttaggATTGAAATGACTGATGGCAGAGTATTAATAGGGGTGTTTCTTTGCACGGACAGGGATGCGAATGTAATATTAG GAGCCTGttcagaatatttaaaaagctcTGATGGTGAAACAGAGGAGCCTCGAGTACTTGGTCTAGTCATGGTGCCAGGACGTCACATTGTATCCATACAACTTGACAATACAAACCcaccacaaaaatatttctatgatGAATGA
- the LOC116770887 gene encoding nucleic acid dioxygenase ALKBH1 produces the protein MESKESARIPRDVFMETFKYFKSNKPKPSLDRVITTDSDNRLLLFHRRDIIEDVRSKYLGLRSLKEWKAYSLKSNPGLILIRNPFTSLGQRFWIRKCLEIYPKKPNRTNIDVETHIDDWWSECHYSERNNSKLLKKLRWTTLGYHHNWDTKVYTEENKGVFPSELSELADIVAHYLGYEGFRAEAAIVNYYHMSSTLSAHTDHSEINLEAPLFSFSVGQSSIFLIGGRDKFINPIPILLNSGDIVIMSKEARLCYHAVPKILPSPTTPWNYQEDSGGMDFSAVKFKFIDYDVSSDFHRNIDNVEWSHFNNYICESRININVRQVLNENQNSLNDVI, from the exons ATGGAATCGAAGGAAAGTGCTAGAATACCTAGGGATGTATTTATggaaacattcaaatattttaaatcaaacaaaccAAAACCGTCTCTAGATAGAGTGATAACTACAGATTCTGATAACAGATTACTGCTG tttcaTAGAAGAGATATTATTGAAGACGTAAGGTCAAAATATTTGGGTTTGCGATCTCTAAAGGAATGGAAAGCCTACTCGTTGAAGAGTAATCCCggcttaatattaataagaaaccCTTTCACTAGTCTAGGCCAAAGGTTTTGGATAAGAAAATGCTTAGAAATCTATCCAAAGAAACCAAATAGAACAAATATTGATGTAGAAACACATATAGATGACTGGTGGTCGGAATGTCATTATAGTGAGAGAAATAATAGCAAGCTTCTTAAGAAACTGCGCTGGACAACATTAGGATACCATCATAACTGGGACACAAAA GTTTACACTGAAGAAAATAAAGGAGTATTTCCCAGTGAACTTTCAGAGTTAGCTGACATAGTAGCACATTATCTTGGCTATGAAGGATTTCGTGCGGAAGCAGCGATTGTTAATTACTATCACATGAGTTCCACACTTTCTGCTCACACTGATCATTCAGAAATCAACTTAGAAGCACCTCTATTTTCATTTAG tgTCGGACAGTCGTCAATATTCCTAATAGGTGGTcgagataaatttataaatccaATTCCTATTTTACTGAACAGCGGTGACATAGTCATCATGTCAAAGGAAGCAAGGCTGTGCTATCACGCTGTCCCTAAAATATTACCTTCACCTACGACACCCTGGAATTATCAAGAAGATTCCGGAGGAATGGATTTTAGtgctgttaaatttaaattcatagatTATGATGTCAGTTCAGACTTTCACAGAAACATAGACAATGTTGAATGGAGTCAtttcaacaattatatttgtgaatcaagaataaatattaatgtgcggcaggttttaaatgaaaatcaaaacaGTCTGAACGATGttatttga